The Natator depressus isolate rNatDep1 chromosome 23, rNatDep2.hap1, whole genome shotgun sequence sequence ACCTGAGGTTCTCCTGCTTCCCCCTCAGCCTGGATGGCTGCGCTGTGCCCCTGGTCGGGTTCCAGACGCTGAAGACCAAGTTTGATGGGACGCAGCGGGTCTTTGACATCCACAGTACCTTGGGGGAGCTGGGCAGTCCCTCCCTGCTAGTGTCCTCCACCCATTCTGGCCAGCTCTCCTGCGCAGCCTCCTTCCACGGCTGCATGCGCATCTGCGAGAGATTTGGGGatcccagcagcaggagccctggCCAGGCTGTCGCAGCCAGGCCTCCCCTCCAGGTCCCAGAAGGCCTCCGGCAGCGTTTCCTGCCCTTTGGGGGCAGCCCAAAGCAACGATGCCCAGAGGCAGCCACATCCACGCCAGCGACAGATGTGCTGGGGTCTgccaggaagaagaagaagaagaagagagtgAAAGAGGAGCCTGTGGAGCTGCTGGTGTCGATAAAGCAGGAGCCTCCCgaggagccctggggctgggggagtggtGATCCTGGCCCTGAACTCCCCGGAGGGGAGGATGATGGCttgaggggggcagaggggcccaCTCTGGAGCATCTGAGCCCCAagcacaagaagaagaaaaagaagcacAAATACGAGGCTTTGGAGGGGGCAGTCTGGCCAGGCAAGGCCGAGCTGCTGGACCCCAGCTCCATAAAGCAGGAGCCTGCGTGCTCCCAGGAGTGAAtgtggctgaagcctggggccaggGGGTTTGACTCAAGACATGTGTGGTGGGGACGGCCCATCACTGCTCTGACTTGCTGCAGAGATGGGAATGCCAGCTTCATATGGGGTGCCCCAGACTACCCTCTAAAGTCCCAGCATCCCTTCACAGGCATTGGGTGCATCGGGTCCCCTGCTCCTCCAGGGCCACCCAGCGGTGCCAGTGCAGTGCCTGCTGCCACAGGAATGAGGGGGAGGCCTTGGTGGCTCCAGGCAGAGCAGGACACGTTCTGGGCCCCAGCTGGTGACTGTGGCTAGGCTGCTCTGGGTGCACCTGGTGTTTGTGGCGGGTACTGGCTGAACCCTGCTGGCTGTCGCCTGGATGGCTGCAGGATCCTGGCCAAAGCTGGTAGGGGCCACAGGGAGTTGTGTTGTGTCTCTGCCTTCAGTTATAAATGCAAGTACGCATGGGGACTTGTTCTGTCTCCTTTCAGCGCCGTGGCTGTAGGGTGCCCCTCACCACCAGTGACTGTTccctggcggggaggggagagggcagctAGTTCCCCATGAGGCCAggcacccccacctccccaaccaTTCTGGTTCTTGTGCTGCACCAGCACCATCCCCACACGGGAAGTAGGGTTGAGTCTGGTGCCTTGTACTGGCTTTCCCCAGGGTTCCTGCTGCGGGAGCTGGGAGGttcccagcagccctggggctagGGCTTGGGGGTCGGGGGGAGTCACCCAGCTCATGTCCCCATTTATCCAGCTGCCAGGGGCAGTGCTTTACTGAGCTCCCAGGCAGCATGGCACAGCTGGGCATGGGCCTccctcagtgcctcctgcctgcttgTCAGGGAAGGTGTAGGGGACCAGATGGGAGATGGAGGctggctgaggggaggggaggggagttctgCGGTGTGCCAGAGCCAGGGAGTGCCTGGTGCAttcctttctgctgctgggggcaggggcctggctcagtgagcccctcctccccccccccagggggaGCATCAGTGCCCTGTGTGCTGAGGAGCTTCCCCATCCCCTGCTAGGCCTCTCACTTAGTGCCCTGGCCACAGGGAGAAGGGTGTTagcaggggagctgggtgccAGTGGGCCTCTACCTTGAAGGTCCTGCCCTGGTGTGGCTCCCAGGGCCCAGGTGCCTGCTGGGAAGCTGGGCCAGGGTGCTGGGGGTGAGTGTGACCAGGCCAGTCACCCcagttgtggggggaggagtgtcAGGCCAGGTGGCAGGGTGGGTTCTGGGCAGTACTTTGTGGGGGGGTTGGGAACAGACTCTGCAGAAGCTGGAGGTGTGGGGTGCAGAGCTGCttctcccagcagctccccaggCTCTGCGCACTCCCATGTGGACACAGCCACCACCTCATTGACCTGGCTCCATGTCTGTGCGCATGCAGGGGAGCGGGCAGGGCCTGTgtccctgggggagaggagccaagcAGAGCCATGGGAGTGCAGATGCAGCCATTTTGGTGGGGCCCCAGTACTGGAGAGGGGCTGTCAGGGGCACAGACACCTTTAGTGGCAAGCTCAGGGACAGTtggcagggaaggagtggggtcGGCAGGGCAAGGGCAAACACCCCTGGCATGAGCCCCAGTGACTCACTGTGCCCCCTCAGAATCTTGCTAAATCATTGCACCCCAAAACCTCAGAGATGCTGCCCCCACTGAATGACTGCATCCCCAAACCTCAGGGACCCCCAAACTGCAGCCACCATTGAATCAGTGCACTCCCAGATGCCACTCTCCCAAGCCAACAGGAGGTATTTTATTTAACTTGCCTCATTTAAACCCTACCGCTCTGTCGGTGTAACTTTGTGAGTTAAACCTGGGATGCTGTTATAGTGTACCGTGTGCTGGAATTGAGAGGTCCCCTCCCGCAACCATCCACTTGTTTCAGCCCTGGTTCTGGGGCTGTCCCTGGAGCCCTACGCTGCTCCCATGATGCCTGTGACttgccccagctgctgcccttcTCTCAGGTCTGGCAGCTTGAACAGCTCCCTGGTGTGTGGGGGACCGTGGTGTCTGGCAGTGGCCATGGTTGGAGTTAGTGATTCCTGAGACAAAATGGGGATTTTTTGTAATAGTTTTAGAGGGCCTgcttgtgcttcagtttcccccatgGGTGGAAAGGGACTGTTTGCTCCCAGGGCAGGGTAAGCCACAGGGGTGAACAGTAACCAGTTGTTAGGGTGATTGAGGCCCACATAGACCCTATTGGTGGAGCATCTGAGCAGACAATGGCAGATCCAGGGGCCTGGACACGACACCTAGCAACCAAGGACCCAGAGAGAAACAGACTCCCCAGCTCGGCGAGGTGGGGGCTAAGTGGAGCCTGTGGGAAGCTCTTAGGGGCACACCTAGAGTCTGATGGGGCGTGCGGGACGACAGAGCTTGAACAAGGGGATTCACTACAGCTTGGCAGGGCTCTGGTTACCCCCCCATGGACTATGCTtcaacccagtggttttcaaactttttttctggcgacccagttgaagaaaattgttgatgcccataacccaacagagctggggatgaggggtttggggtgtgggaggggctcagggctggagcagagggttggggtgagggctctagggtggggccagggatgaggagtttggggtgtaggaaggggctctgggttggggggggcagggctggggcaggggattggggtgcaggcttaccttgggcggctccctgtcagcagcacagcgggggtgctaaggcaggcttcctgcctgtcctggcactgcggactgcactgcaccccggaagtggccagcagcaggtccagctcctaggcggaggtgcaggcaccccccctcccccattgcccggaaattggccaatgggagtgcagagccagtgctcggggcgggggcagcatgtggagccctgtggccctccccgcctagaagccagacctgcGGCTGgtcgcttccagggcgcagcgcggtgtcagaacaggcagggactagtctgccttatctgggcagcaccaccgaggggacttttaatggccccgCTGGCGGTGCTGACCAGGGCCACCATGACCCGGTGCCTTACATTCCGCAACCCagtcccacagtttgaaaaccactgctttaaccTACACTTCTCtctgctaacctaaggacttcctatgctgtgttccacaTGGCTACTAACCCCTCCTGGTTTGAAAGCGCTGTGAGTGGCTCGCAGAGGTGTATTGATCCTTGGAAAATGTGCAAGTCTCCTTCAGGGGTCTGCCTCAGTGGGACATGCTGAAGGGAGCTCATGGGgagaagcaggggtgctgaaggcccAGAGGTCCAGTCTAGGGAGATGGTGAAGCCACAGGGCTAgccctggaggaagagtcagaCCCCTATAAGGGTTCTTCCTGCAGACTGTTTCAAAGCTGAGGCATAGCACTTACTCTACGGATCTGACAGCTCCCTGCTGGGGCCGTAACACACACAGAGGTGAGcagctttccccacccccactccagctcctggcATCAAGGCAGTGCTCTAACCCCAGAGACCTGGAGTCCTTGCTCTAGCAAATCTCCCCTGGCTGCACTAGAAGCTATTGGCTGCTCCTTCCATGGGGCAGTGGGGcaagggaaggggctgggagggtCCCCAGCAGGGAACTCCTCCACATATATGCAGGGAGTGCCAGGTTGGCATGGATTCCTGCACCTGCAGTGTATGCCCTTGAGGCTGCAGGCTACAACGCATGCTGTCAGTGCAGTGGGTGGAGGGGATTGGAACAGCTCCCTCACACTTCCCCAGGCTGAGATTCCTGAGCCAGCCAGCACCCCTCCCCGGGAGGACGTGGGGAGCCTAGATGCCAAAAACTCCTGTCCAGCTACCAGGTGGGGCTGTGTCCAAGTTTCTGCTTTACCCATCATCTGGCCCCTGGCAGTGAGGTTTGatgagccccccactccctgcaggcaGACACAGCTTGGGCAGGAGGACTCCATGAGCCAAACCCACGTGAGATGCTGTTCGGTGGCCAGGCCCAACTGCGGCTTTATTGTCAAAGTCCAGACTCGCGGAAACAGCTGGGCTTTGGTTCCTGGTGCTGCTAAGTGTCCCCCGAGGCCCTGGCTTCCTGGCAGACAGCATACGGCATGCTGGCAGGGACATGTGGCCTGCTGGGCAAGGGGGGTTGTTCATTCCTGCTTGTCTGTGCTGCTGGCAGTGCTGTAGGGGAGTGGCTCTGCTCATTTGGGGATCTTCAGAAAGGGCTCGTGGAGGGTGTCAAAGAGCCTCTTGGCCTGTAAAGAAATCAGAGGAAAGCCCTGAGCTGGTGAAGGCTGGAGGTCTGGGGCCAGCATCCTCTGCTGGGGCTTTCATCCAGGAATGCACCCAGCTGGTTCCATGCAGCCCCTTTGGCGCACAGGTAAGGCAATGGGGGAGATGAGCACCTAGCTGGTGCATCAGAGAGAAGTTCTCCATCCTGCTGCTACTCACCTTCTGGGGCCCGATGCCTGGGCAGAGGGAGAGATCCTCCTTGGATGCTTGTGCAATGTTCGCCATAGACTGAAACAGCAACGTTCAGAGTCAGAGGTGACCCCAGAAACCCTAGGCCACAAGGCGTGACCCTTCCAGGTCCTTCCATTCGGCCCCAGCACTCTGCCCCTCACGCTCATTGGGAAGTAGTGACCCAGTCCTGCTGCCGCACTGCAATATGGTGTGTGGGCTGGTCACATATCTCCTCCCAGGGGGGCTCCTGCAGGCTGGGAGCTctagggggtgggggttcagcagcttgggccaggctggtttgccATCCTATTCTTTCCTGCAACTCGCATGCCTCTCTGGGGGCAGCATCCTGCTCTGATAGACAGCGCTTATGCACTGCAGGGAAAGCCCAGAGACCCAGGTGGGGACCTGTCCTGCATGAACTGATACAAAGAGCGCAAAGGGCCTAAGTAGTCCCAAaaggcagcctgccctgctcagAGCTAGCAGTGGCAAGGCCCAGTGTGCACCCTGATGGGCAGCAGGTGGCTCACCCCAAATGCTGAGAGAAGGCTCAGTGTGTCCGTCTTGTTAACTGACTTCACGCTGGTCAGACAATCTGTCACCTGGAAagagaaacagctgctgcatggaatcatagaagattagggttggaagagacctcaggaggtcatctagtccaaccccctgctcgaagcaggaccaacaccaactaaatcatcccacccagggctttgccaagccgggccttaaaaacctctaaggatggagattccaccacctccctaggtaacccattccagtgcttcaccaccctcttagtgaaatagtgtttcctaatatccaacctagacctcccccactgcaacttgagaccattgctccttgttctgtcatctgccaccgctgagaacagctgagctccatcctctctggaaccccccttcaggtagttgaaggctgctatcaaatcccccctcactcttctcttctgcagactaaataagcccagttccctcagcctctcctagtaagtcatgtgtcccagccccctaatcattttaattgccctctgctggattctctccaatttctccacatcatttctgtagtgcagggaccaaaactggatggaATACTCCAGATgttgcctcaccagtgccgaatagaggggaataatcatttctctcgatctgctggcaatgctcctactaatgcaggccaatatgctgttggccttcttggcaacaagggcacaccgctgactcatatccagcttctcatcccctgtaatc is a genomic window containing:
- the POLR1G gene encoding DNA-directed RNA polymerase I subunit RPA34 — encoded protein: MERVALGELPRFQCPPDFSPSPFAPGTPFAPEELLGPSKELWLIRAPADFSPDSLDGCAVPLVGFQTLKTKFDGTQRVFDIHSTLGELGSPSLLVSSTHSGQLSCAASFHGCMRICERFGDPSSRSPGQAVAARPPLQVPEGLRQRFLPFGGSPKQRCPEAATSTPATDVLGSARKKKKKKRVKEEPVELLVSIKQEPPEEPWGWGSGDPGPELPGGEDDGLRGAEGPTLEHLSPKHKKKKKKHKYEALEGAVWPGKAELLDPSSIKQEPACSQE